Proteins encoded in a region of the Leifsonia sp. PS1209 genome:
- a CDS encoding putative protein N(5)-glutamine methyltransferase, producing the protein MTDPHPDPAIVARLRAAGCVFAEDEARLIAEAATDADQLEDLVAKRVSGLPLEPLIGWAEFCGLRIRVAPGVFVPRHRTEFLVEQAVALAAPDAVVLDLCCGAGAIGAAIASRVGDGVELVACDIEPAAVRSARENIEPRGTVYEGDLFNALPASLRGRVDVLAVNAPYVPTEAIALMPPEARLYEPAVALDGGADGLAVQRRVAAEAAAWLAPGGSLLIETSGEQAARTAALFEEAGLLVRTVASDEYDTTVVVATSSR; encoded by the coding sequence GTGACAGACCCCCATCCCGATCCCGCCATCGTCGCCCGTCTCCGCGCGGCGGGATGCGTGTTCGCGGAGGACGAGGCGCGCCTCATCGCGGAGGCGGCCACGGACGCCGACCAGCTGGAAGACCTGGTCGCCAAGCGCGTCTCCGGCCTTCCGCTGGAACCGCTGATCGGCTGGGCGGAGTTCTGCGGCCTGCGCATCCGGGTCGCTCCCGGCGTCTTCGTGCCCAGGCACCGCACCGAGTTCCTGGTGGAGCAGGCGGTGGCACTCGCGGCTCCGGATGCGGTGGTGCTCGACCTGTGCTGCGGTGCCGGTGCGATCGGCGCTGCCATCGCATCCCGGGTGGGCGACGGCGTCGAGCTGGTCGCCTGCGACATCGAGCCGGCGGCCGTGCGCTCTGCGCGGGAGAACATCGAGCCGAGGGGCACGGTGTACGAGGGCGATCTGTTCAACGCTCTCCCCGCCTCCCTGCGCGGGCGGGTGGACGTGCTCGCGGTGAACGCGCCGTACGTCCCGACCGAAGCCATAGCATTGATGCCTCCGGAGGCGCGCCTCTATGAGCCGGCTGTAGCGCTCGACGGCGGCGCCGACGGGCTGGCGGTGCAGCGCCGCGTCGCGGCAGAGGCCGCCGCGTGGCTGGCTCCCGGCGGTTCGCTGCTGATCGAGACGAGCGGCGAGCAGGCGGCCCGGACGGCCGCGCTGTTCGAGGAGGCGGGGCTGCTGGTGCGCACGGTCGCATCGGACGAATACGACACGACCGTCGTGGTGGCCACCTCGTCCCGTTGA
- a CDS encoding TspO/MBR family protein: MSTTAVTDAATATRPVAADRVRQVAVVVGAVLAVIGAFIGSGAAGGTPIQKAAGGALSADATMLSPAGPAFSIWSVIYLGLLGYAIWQALPSQAAKTRQRRIGYWMLASLLLNAAWILSVQFGMLALSAVLIAALLVVLIVAFVLLQRIPGGTTADAILFDGTTGLYLGWVMVATVANVTSLLVAAGFDGFGWSPHAWGMALVVVAAILGAALAIWDRGRLAPAIASAWGLAWIGVSRLTGTLESAPVAITAIAAAVVLLMIAVAVRVSGRGRSAADLG, from the coding sequence ATGTCGACCACCGCTGTCACCGACGCCGCCACCGCGACCCGCCCCGTCGCCGCCGACCGGGTGCGCCAGGTCGCCGTCGTCGTCGGCGCCGTCCTCGCCGTGATCGGCGCGTTCATCGGCTCCGGAGCGGCGGGAGGCACCCCCATCCAGAAGGCGGCGGGCGGAGCGCTCAGCGCCGACGCCACAATGCTCTCCCCGGCAGGCCCCGCCTTCTCGATCTGGTCGGTGATCTACCTCGGCCTCCTCGGCTACGCCATCTGGCAGGCGCTCCCGTCGCAGGCCGCCAAGACCCGCCAGCGCCGCATCGGATACTGGATGCTCGCCTCGCTGCTCCTCAACGCCGCCTGGATCCTGAGCGTGCAGTTCGGGATGCTCGCCCTCTCCGCGGTGCTCATCGCCGCGCTGCTCGTGGTGCTGATCGTGGCCTTCGTGCTGCTGCAGCGCATCCCGGGCGGAACGACGGCCGACGCGATCCTGTTCGACGGCACCACCGGCCTCTACCTCGGCTGGGTGATGGTCGCGACGGTCGCCAACGTCACCAGCCTGCTCGTCGCCGCCGGCTTCGACGGCTTCGGCTGGAGCCCGCACGCCTGGGGCATGGCGCTCGTGGTGGTCGCCGCCATCCTCGGCGCCGCCCTGGCGATCTGGGACCGAGGCAGGCTGGCTCCCGCCATCGCGAGCGCGTGGGGGCTCGCCTGGATCGGCGTGTCCCGGCTCACCGGCACGCTGGAGTCCGCGCCCGTCGCCATCACGGCCATCGCCGCTGCGGTCGTGCTGCTGATGATCGCCGTCGCGGTCCGGGTCTCGGGGCGCGGCCGCTCGGCCGCGGACCTCGGGTGA
- a CDS encoding FAD-dependent oxidoreductase, which translates to MISLWRDVAAPIPTDPFVDGGEYDSVIVGAGLTGLTTALLLARHGMRVAVLEARTVGAVTTGNTTGKVSLLQGTTLSQIRRHTTDKVLCAYVDANTAGQGWLLDYLDERSIPYDVRDAYTYATTLDGRDKLDAELSAARVAGLAATEERGCELPFAVEAALRLPAQAQVDPMALLASLAADVRALGGVIVEGERVTGVSASEPAVVTSTSGTTRAGNVVLASGTPILDRGLYFAKTEPLRSYITAFRVPGELPRGMYLSADEPTRSLRTAGSPDGELLLVGGNGHVAGRAESPAALVADLTAWTETTFPGAERTHWWAAQDYRSANQVPFVGWLPRGRGRVFLATGYNKWGMTNGVAAALSLTADLTGETIEWARVLHHRVTHPIDIATGAVFNAGVGKAAVTQWAEAETGGQLPVDAPPPAEGTGVVGRRGASPVAVSTVDGVTCALSAVCTHLGGVVRWNDAELSWDCPLHGSRFAPDGTVLEGPATSALKPVDDAEPAGE; encoded by the coding sequence ATGATCTCGCTCTGGCGCGACGTCGCCGCCCCTATCCCCACCGATCCCTTCGTGGACGGCGGCGAGTACGACAGCGTGATCGTCGGCGCAGGACTCACCGGTCTCACCACCGCCCTGCTGCTGGCCAGGCACGGGATGCGCGTCGCCGTGCTCGAAGCGCGCACCGTCGGCGCTGTGACCACCGGCAACACCACCGGCAAGGTCAGCCTGCTGCAGGGCACGACCCTCTCGCAGATCCGCCGCCACACCACCGACAAGGTGCTCTGCGCGTACGTGGACGCCAACACCGCCGGTCAAGGCTGGCTGCTCGACTATCTGGACGAGCGGAGCATCCCGTACGACGTGCGCGACGCATACACGTACGCGACGACACTGGATGGCCGCGACAAGCTCGACGCCGAACTCTCCGCCGCCCGCGTCGCCGGGCTGGCGGCGACGGAGGAGCGCGGCTGCGAGCTGCCCTTCGCCGTCGAGGCCGCACTGCGGCTGCCCGCGCAGGCGCAGGTGGACCCGATGGCGCTGCTCGCCTCGCTCGCCGCCGACGTGCGGGCGCTCGGCGGCGTGATCGTCGAAGGGGAGCGGGTGACCGGCGTCTCGGCGAGCGAACCCGCGGTGGTGACCAGTACCTCCGGCACGACGCGCGCCGGCAACGTGGTGCTGGCGAGCGGAACGCCCATCCTGGATCGCGGGCTCTACTTCGCAAAGACGGAACCGCTGCGCTCGTACATCACGGCGTTCCGGGTGCCCGGCGAACTGCCGCGCGGGATGTACCTCTCGGCCGACGAGCCGACGAGGTCGCTGCGCACGGCGGGGTCGCCGGACGGCGAACTGCTGCTCGTCGGCGGCAACGGGCATGTCGCCGGTCGCGCGGAGTCTCCTGCGGCTCTCGTCGCCGACCTGACGGCGTGGACGGAGACGACCTTCCCCGGAGCGGAGCGCACGCACTGGTGGGCCGCGCAGGACTACCGCTCGGCCAACCAGGTGCCGTTCGTCGGCTGGCTGCCGCGCGGACGCGGGCGCGTGTTCCTCGCGACCGGATACAACAAGTGGGGCATGACGAACGGCGTCGCCGCCGCGCTCAGCCTCACCGCAGACCTCACGGGCGAGACCATCGAGTGGGCCCGCGTGCTGCACCACAGGGTCACCCACCCGATCGACATCGCCACCGGCGCCGTCTTCAACGCGGGGGTCGGCAAGGCGGCGGTCACCCAGTGGGCAGAAGCGGAGACGGGAGGACAGCTCCCGGTGGATGCTCCCCCGCCCGCTGAGGGGACGGGCGTGGTCGGCCGCCGGGGTGCTTCGCCCGTCGCCGTCTCGACGGTGGACGGCGTCACCTGCGCCCTCTCCGCCGTGTGCACCCACCTCGGCGGCGTCGTGCGCTGGAACGACGCCGAACTGTCCTGGGACTGCCCGCTGCACGGCTCCCGCTTCGCACCGGACGGCACCGTGCTCGAGGGTCCGGCCACGTCGGCGCTGAAACCCGTGGATGACGCCGAGCCCGCGGGAGAGTAG
- a CDS encoding basic amino acid/polyamine antiporter, which produces MTQTRKLPVLVLAGMVVGSMVGAGVFSLPGTFAGATGAIGAIVAWAIAGAGMLTLVFVFQRLAVRKPALDSGIYAYAKAGFGDYVGFFSAFGYWASGCAGNVTYWVLIGSTIGALFPAFGAGNTVLAVAVSTVGVWGFFLLIRRGVPQAAFINTIVAVAKVVPLVIFLVIVVAIGFNWDTFTLNLWGTGSPDASSLFGQIQKTMLLTVFVFLGVEGASVYSRYAKSRRDVGRATLLGFLSVLCLFVLITVLSFGVAPRAEIGGMREPSVASVLQVIVGPWGYTLISVGLVVSVLGAYLSWTLMASEVLFTSAKNEDAPRFLAAVSRRGVPVAALVLTTLLVQALLIVTLFSENAFQFMLSLCSSLALIPYVLTAGYALKLETRAGDDPGGRSRRGLTVAIIATVYTLFLIVAAGPGYLLLTFIIYAPGTLLFVAARRERGLRVFRPFEAVLCVLAVLLAVAAIVSLAAGWIKI; this is translated from the coding sequence GTGACTCAAACGCGCAAGCTTCCGGTGCTCGTCCTGGCCGGCATGGTCGTCGGCTCGATGGTCGGGGCCGGCGTGTTCTCGCTGCCTGGGACGTTCGCCGGGGCGACGGGCGCGATCGGCGCCATCGTCGCGTGGGCCATCGCCGGGGCCGGGATGCTCACGCTCGTGTTCGTCTTCCAGCGGCTGGCTGTGCGGAAGCCGGCGCTCGACTCCGGCATCTACGCGTACGCCAAGGCCGGGTTCGGCGACTACGTCGGGTTCTTCTCCGCGTTCGGCTACTGGGCGAGTGGATGCGCCGGGAACGTCACGTACTGGGTGCTCATCGGCTCCACCATCGGCGCCCTGTTCCCGGCGTTCGGGGCGGGGAACACCGTGCTCGCCGTGGCCGTGTCGACGGTGGGCGTGTGGGGGTTCTTCCTGCTGATCCGGCGCGGGGTGCCGCAGGCGGCGTTCATCAACACCATCGTGGCCGTCGCCAAGGTGGTCCCGCTGGTGATCTTCCTGGTGATCGTCGTGGCCATCGGCTTCAACTGGGATACCTTCACGCTCAACCTGTGGGGCACGGGCAGCCCGGATGCGTCGTCGCTGTTCGGGCAGATCCAGAAGACGATGCTGCTGACCGTCTTCGTGTTCCTCGGCGTCGAGGGCGCGTCCGTGTACTCCCGCTACGCGAAGAGCCGCCGCGACGTCGGCCGCGCCACGCTGCTCGGGTTCCTCAGCGTGCTGTGCCTGTTCGTGCTCATCACGGTGCTGTCGTTCGGCGTCGCTCCGCGGGCGGAGATCGGCGGGATGCGGGAGCCGTCCGTCGCGAGCGTGCTGCAGGTGATCGTCGGGCCGTGGGGGTACACGCTGATCAGCGTCGGTCTCGTGGTCTCGGTGCTCGGCGCATACCTGTCCTGGACGCTGATGGCGTCCGAGGTGCTGTTCACCTCGGCGAAGAATGAGGACGCTCCCCGGTTCCTGGCGGCGGTGAGCAGACGCGGCGTCCCGGTGGCCGCGCTGGTGCTGACGACCCTGCTGGTGCAGGCGCTGCTGATCGTGACGCTGTTCTCGGAGAACGCGTTCCAGTTCATGCTGAGCCTCTGCAGCTCGCTCGCCCTCATCCCGTACGTGCTGACGGCCGGGTACGCGCTGAAGCTCGAGACGCGGGCCGGCGACGATCCGGGCGGACGCAGCCGCCGCGGGCTGACGGTGGCGATCATCGCGACCGTCTACACACTGTTCCTGATCGTCGCCGCGGGGCCTGGCTACCTGCTGCTGACGTTCATCATCTACGCTCCGGGCACGCTGCTGTTCGTCGCGGCGCGGCGGGAACGCGGCCTGCGGGTGTTCCGGCCGTTCGAGGCGGTGCTCTGCGTCCTGGCCGTGTTGCTGGCTGTCGCGGCGATCGTCTCGCTCGCGGCCGGCTGGATCAAGATCTAG